One genomic segment of Sminthopsis crassicaudata isolate SCR6 chromosome 2, ASM4859323v1, whole genome shotgun sequence includes these proteins:
- the ANKRD34C gene encoding ankyrin repeat domain-containing protein 34C, which produces MDETTELRTDGNSLLKAVWLGRLRLTRLLLEGGAYINESNDKGETALMVACITKHVDQQSISKSKMVKYLLDNRADPNIQDKSGKTALIHACIRKAGGEVVSLLLENGADPSLEDRSGASALVYAINADDKDTLTHLLKACKAKGKEVIIITTDKSSSGTKTTKQYLNIPPSPKLEDRQSPALCMSPSDIELKTSGLGSPPREKEDDFFSLHSGRSSGCHAIKVPSEALSPTRKVGNLKRARLPQLKRLQSEPWGLIAPSVLAASSHQEETKSICADDEIIMGINELSFSKRAPLSRNNSIEGKDSALFPTVTDQVLKIPSTSAPASWKAAYEKNQPIHQRLARRSTLPADQDNSSITTSASTSIKDSASLRRLENGHYDSDIQLCGDSPNSVSLDNGKVAIDRKKLNSSHLALFNGSRESLDGVPSTSPGSVRRRPPNLLERRGSGTLLLDHISHTRPGFLPPLNVNPNPPIPDIRSSSKPSSPLASGLKPMIPVAPNSPKRVDLRNKKKLIRRYSMQVEQMKQLSDFEEIVT; this is translated from the coding sequence ATGGATGAAACAACGGAACTGAGGACAGATGGAAATTCACTCTTAAAGGCTGTATGGCTAGGAAGGCTTAGGTTGACTAGACTCTTACTGGAAGGTGGGGCCTACATCAATGAAAGCAATGACAAAGGGGAAACAGCACTGATGGTAGCTTGCATCACTAAGCATGTAGACCAACAAAGCATCAGTAAGTCCAAAATGGTCAAATACCTATTAGACAATAGGGCAGACCCGAATATTCAGGATAAATCAGGAAAAACTGCTCTCATCCATGCTTGCATTAGGAAAGCAGGAGGAGAGGTAGTTTCCTTGTTACTGGAAAATGGTGCTGATCCTAGTTTAGAAGACCGTTCTGGAGCTTCAGCTCTGGTTTATGCCATTAATGCTGATGATAAGGATACTCTGACACATCTCCTGAAGGCCTGCAAGGCAAAGGGAAAGGAAGTGATCATCATAACTACTGATAAATCATCTTCAGGCACTAAAACAACTAAACAGTATCTTAACATCCCACCTTCACCAAAGTTGGAAGACAGGCAATCACCTGCTTTGTGCATGTCCCCATCTGACATTGAATTAAAAACGTCAGGTTTGGGATCTCCACccagagaaaaggaagatgattTCTTTAGCCTTCATTCAGGGCGTTCAAGTGGGTGCCATGCTATCAAGGTTCCCAGTGAAGCCTTATCACCCACCAGGAAAGTTGGCAACCTCAAAAGAGCTCGCTTGCCCCAGTTGAAGAGGCTACAGTCAGAACCTTGGGGCTTAATTGCACCATCTGTGCTAGCAGCTTCTTCTCATCAAGAGGAGACCAAAAGCATCTGTGCAGATGATGAAATCATCATGGGTATCAACGAATTATCTTTCTCCAAAAGGGCTCCCCTCTCAAGGAATAACAGCATTGAAGGCAAAGACTCTGCTCTCTTCCCCACTGTCACTGACCAAGTTTTAAAGATCCCATCCACTTCTGCACCAGCATCATGGAAAGCAGCCTATGAAAAAAATCAGCCCATCCATCAGCGCCTAGCCAGAAGGAGCACTCTTCCTGCTGATCAAGATAATTCAAGCATTACCACCTCAGCATCAACCTCCATCAAGGATTCAGCTTCTCTCAGAAGGTTAGAAAATGGTCACTATGATTCAGATATACAGCTCTGTGGTGATTCACCAAATTCTGTGTCACTTGATAACGGTAAAGTAGCAATAGATCGGAAAAAACTCAACAGCTCTCACTTGGCTTTATTTAATGGCTCTAGGGAATCTCTTGATGGGGTGCCTAGCACTTCCCCAGGCTCGGTTCGTCGTAGACCTCCCAATTTGTTAGAAAGACGGGGTTCTGGAACTCTTTTACTTGATCATATTTCTCATACTAGGCCTGGATTTTTGCCCCCTCTAAATGTGAATCCGAATCCACCCATTCCTGATATCAGGTCCAGTAGTAAACCATCTTCCCCACTTGCTAGTGGCTTGAAACCTATGATCCCTGTTGCTCCAAATTCACCAAAGAGAGTTgatttaagaaacaaaaagaagctTATCAGAAGATATTCTATGCAGGTGGAACAGATGAAGCAACTGTCAGATTTTGAAGAAATTGTGACCTAG
- the TMED3 gene encoding transmembrane emp24 domain-containing protein 3 — translation MRSPGPADSPGRWWRGLLLLLLQAQVLRCTQLTFELPDSAKQCFHEEMEQGVKFTLGYQVISGGHYDVDCFIEDPYGKTIYKETKKQYDSFFHQTESKGIYKFCFSNEFSTFTHKTVYFDLLIGDEPPILPEMGNRVTALTQMESACVTIHEALKTVIDSQTHYRLREAQDRNRADELNERVSYWSVGETVILFIVSISQVMLLKSFFTEKRPTSRGVSS, via the exons ATGAGGTCCCCAGGTCCCGCCGACTCTCCCGGGCGCTGGTGGcgggggctgctgctgctgctgctgcaggcCCAGGTGCTGCGCTGCACCCAGCTGACTTTCGAGCTGCCAGACAGCGCCAAGCAGTGTTTCCATGAGGAGATGGAGCAGGGGGTGAAATTCACCCTGGGTTATCAA GTCATTAGTGGTGGACACTATGATGTAGACTGCTTTATTGAAGACCCCTATGGAAAGACAATTTACAAAGAAACCAAGAAGCAGTATGACAGTTTCTTTCATCAGACAGAGAGCAAAGGAATCTACAAGTTTTGCTTCAGTAATGAATTTTCCACCTTTACCCACAAAACTGTGTACTTTGACCTACTAATTGGAGATGAACCCCCCATTCTTCCAGAAATGGGAAACAGAGTCACTGCACTGACACAG aTGGAGTCTGCTTGTGTGACCATTCATGAAGCCTTGAAAACAGTGATTGATTCTCAGACACATTATCGACTCAGGGAAGCTCAGGACCGGAACCGAGCTGATGAATTAAATGAGAGGGTTTCATATTGGTCTGTAGGGGAGACAGTCATACTATTTATTGTCAGCATCAGTCAAGTGATGCTTCTGAAAAGCTTCTTCACAGAAAAGAGACCAACCAGTCGAGGTGTCAGCTCATAA